In the genome of Desulfovibrio desulfuricans, one region contains:
- a CDS encoding TIGR01212 family radical SAM protein (This family includes YhcC from E. coli K-12, an uncharacterized radical SAM protein.) has translation MQRWHTLAAHYNHLYGCRVQKIPLDAGASCPNRDGTISRSGCTFCNADGSGSGRAKLGDSLLQQWNAKRAVYLRDDPNTRFIAYLQSFSNTYGPQKRLQQLLQTARGLPDCFGVAVATRPDCLDAPKLDLLAALDCDLWLELGLQTVHNATLTLINRGHNASASEKSVRMAAERGIAVCAHLMVGLPGEDERHFMQSVDWALSLPIRGLKLHNVYVPRGTALAGLYASGQYHPLWRDEYVDMLCAALPCIPSNIVIHRLQSDPAPRELLAPAWASDKRGLLGDLRRALGARDLWQGKACDCPVACPAVFLGAGGP, from the coding sequence ATGCAGCGTTGGCATACTCTGGCCGCACATTATAATCATCTGTACGGCTGCCGGGTGCAAAAAATTCCACTTGATGCCGGGGCTTCCTGCCCCAACCGCGACGGCACGATTTCGCGTTCTGGCTGCACGTTTTGCAATGCCGACGGTTCGGGCTCCGGGCGTGCAAAACTGGGCGATTCCCTGTTGCAGCAGTGGAATGCCAAGCGTGCCGTTTATCTGCGGGACGACCCCAATACGCGCTTTATTGCGTATCTGCAATCTTTCTCTAATACCTATGGCCCACAGAAACGCTTGCAACAACTGCTCCAGACCGCGCGCGGCCTGCCCGACTGCTTTGGCGTGGCCGTGGCAACCCGCCCCGACTGTCTGGATGCCCCAAAGCTTGATCTGCTTGCGGCTCTTGACTGCGACCTGTGGCTGGAGCTGGGCCTGCAAACCGTCCATAACGCAACCCTAACCCTCATAAACCGTGGACACAATGCATCCGCGTCAGAAAAATCTGTCCGCATGGCTGCCGAGCGCGGCATAGCCGTATGCGCCCACCTGATGGTCGGGCTGCCCGGCGAAGACGAGCGCCATTTCATGCAGAGCGTCGACTGGGCGCTTTCCCTGCCCATACGCGGTCTCAAGCTGCACAATGTGTACGTTCCCAGGGGCACTGCGCTGGCCGGGCTTTACGCCTCCGGGCAGTACCACCCCCTCTGGCGCGACGAGTATGTGGATATGCTCTGCGCCGCCCTGCCGTGTATTCCCTCAAACATCGTCATCCATCGCCTGCAAAGCGACCCCGCCCCCCGCGAGCTGCTTGCCCCGGCCTGGGCCAGCGACAAGCGCGGCCTGCTGGGCGATTTGCGCCGGGCGTTGGGCGCGCGGGATTTGTGGCAGGGCAAGGCCTGTGATTGCCCTGTGGCGTGTCCGGCGGTCTTTTTGGGCGCTGGCGGCCCATGA